Proteins encoded by one window of Enterobacter pseudoroggenkampii:
- the fliD gene encoding flagellar filament capping protein FliD: MATISNLGIGSAGLGDLYNQLEAAEKTKLTTITSQQSTYNAQLSAYGKLQSAMTSLQTATAALGKATTWNSTSVSSTNTAFTATTTADASVGSFVVNVNQVAKAQALTTGSYANNTDLLGDTTGTTRKITITQPGTTTPLEVTLADGDTSLAGIASAINKANGNVTASVIKAKDGDYRLMLSSKTTGTDGAMTVSVTGDAKLQSAIGYDSTTKTGALTVNTAAQNAIVVVNNISIERQSNTITDALPGVTFSVKAQSTADETLEVSRATDANQKAITDWVTAYNSLQSTINSLTKYVPVDAGSGSQSTSNGALVGDANVRGVQSQLRGLLTEVQTGSIQIMAQLGITQDPVKGADGTVGNLKVDTDKLKKALTDNPNAVQQYFVGDGKKTGMATQMNNTLTTMLSTSTGSAGVIQNAKDGINKTLKTLGERYDAMDAQIEATMARYKTQFTSLDVLVTKMTSTANYLTQQFSQK; the protein is encoded by the coding sequence ATGGCTACTATCAGTAACCTCGGGATAGGTTCTGCAGGACTCGGGGATTTATATAATCAGTTGGAAGCGGCAGAGAAAACCAAGCTGACGACGATTACTTCCCAGCAATCAACGTATAACGCACAGCTAAGTGCTTACGGCAAGCTGCAGAGCGCCATGACATCGCTGCAGACTGCGACCGCTGCACTGGGTAAAGCAACCACCTGGAACTCAACGTCCGTTAGCAGCACCAACACGGCCTTTACTGCCACCACAACGGCTGACGCGTCCGTGGGTTCCTTTGTTGTCAACGTCAACCAGGTTGCGAAAGCACAGGCACTCACTACCGGCTCCTATGCTAACAACACGGATCTGCTGGGCGATACGACAGGTACAACGCGTAAAATCACCATCACCCAGCCGGGTACCACAACGCCTTTAGAGGTCACCCTGGCAGATGGCGATACGTCGCTGGCCGGGATCGCGAGCGCCATTAATAAAGCGAACGGCAACGTCACCGCCAGCGTCATTAAAGCGAAAGACGGTGATTACCGCCTGATGCTGTCATCAAAAACCACCGGTACCGATGGTGCGATGACGGTAAGCGTTACCGGCGACGCCAAGCTGCAAAGCGCCATTGGCTACGATTCAACCACCAAAACGGGCGCGCTGACGGTGAATACCGCCGCGCAGAACGCGATTGTGGTGGTGAACAACATCTCGATCGAGCGCCAGTCAAATACCATTACCGATGCGCTGCCTGGGGTCACCTTCAGCGTGAAAGCGCAAAGCACGGCAGACGAAACCCTTGAGGTTTCACGCGCAACGGATGCAAACCAGAAGGCGATCACGGACTGGGTCACAGCGTATAACTCGCTGCAGTCTACCATTAACAGCCTGACGAAGTATGTTCCGGTCGATGCAGGCTCTGGCAGCCAGTCTACCAGCAACGGCGCGTTGGTCGGTGATGCGAACGTGCGCGGGGTTCAGTCTCAGCTGCGCGGCCTGCTGACCGAAGTGCAGACCGGCTCAATTCAGATCATGGCCCAGTTGGGGATTACCCAGGACCCGGTGAAAGGCGCGGACGGTACCGTCGGTAACCTGAAAGTCGACACCGATAAGCTGAAAAAAGCGCTGACCGACAACCCGAACGCCGTACAGCAGTATTTTGTCGGTGACGGAAAGAAAACCGGTATGGCGACCCAGATGAACAACACGCTGACCACCATGCTCAGCACCAGTACCGGCAGCGCCGGGGTGATCCAGAACGCGAAAGACGGGATCAACAAAACGCTGAAAACGCTGGGCGAACGTTACGATGCCATGGATGCCCAAATTGAAGCCACCATGGCACGTTACAAAACCCAGTTCACCAGTCTGGACGTATTAGTCACCAAAATGACCAGTACAGCCAACTACCTGACCCAACAGTTCTCACAAAAGTAG
- the fliS gene encoding flagellar export chaperone FliS: protein MYKTSGVQSYQQIGVESAVMNASPHQLIVMLFDGAHSALVRARLFMEAGQIREKGEALSKAINIIDNGLKAGLNMEVESELSGNLASLYEYMVRRLLLANVSNDVDAIVEVEGLLNNIADAWKQIGPNASSISG, encoded by the coding sequence ATGTATAAGACCTCTGGTGTTCAATCCTATCAGCAGATAGGAGTCGAAAGCGCAGTCATGAATGCCAGTCCACACCAGCTGATTGTCATGTTGTTCGACGGGGCGCATAGCGCCCTTGTTCGCGCGCGTTTGTTCATGGAAGCCGGACAAATTCGCGAAAAAGGCGAAGCCTTATCCAAAGCCATCAACATCATCGACAACGGTTTAAAAGCAGGACTGAACATGGAGGTTGAGAGCGAGTTGTCCGGTAACCTTGCCTCCTTGTACGAATATATGGTTCGACGTTTGTTGCTGGCGAATGTCAGTAATGACGTAGACGCAATTGTTGAAGTCGAGGGTTTATTAAACAACATTGCGGATGCGTGGAAGCAAATCGGCCCCAATGCGTCCTCTATATCAGGATAA
- the fliT gene encoding flagella biosynthesis regulatory protein FliT → MNNPSAALSHWQALHAQSIAMLNLAHSGQWDALIEQEMHYVQLVEKISQTPIMSCPPAQVEQARALLEMILENENALKALLKVRMDELRSLIDQTGKQQSITSTYGKLSGNILYPESFTRDTQL, encoded by the coding sequence ATGAATAATCCCAGCGCAGCGCTTAGCCACTGGCAGGCGCTACATGCTCAGAGCATTGCTATGCTAAATCTCGCACATTCTGGTCAATGGGATGCGCTTATCGAGCAGGAAATGCATTACGTTCAACTGGTGGAAAAGATTTCGCAAACGCCCATCATGTCATGCCCTCCGGCTCAGGTTGAGCAAGCGCGTGCGCTGCTGGAAATGATCCTTGAAAATGAGAATGCGCTAAAGGCACTGTTGAAAGTCCGCATGGACGAACTGCGCAGTCTGATTGATCAAACCGGTAAACAGCAATCCATCACTTCTACCTATGGAAAGCTGTCAGGGAATATTCTTTATCCAGAAAGTTTTACCCGCGACACACAACTATGA
- the amyA gene encoding alpha-amylase, with the protein MKNPTLLQCFHWYYPAGGELWREVTALAPNLNEIGINMIWLPPAYKGASGGYSVGYDSYDLFDLGEFDQKGSIATKYGDKAQLLEAINALKSNDIAVLLDVVVNHKMGADEKESVRVQRVNEQDRTQIDDEVIECEAWTRYTFPARAGQYSRFIWDYKCFSGVDHIENPDEDGIFKIVNDYTGEGWNDQVDDEMGNFDYLMGENIDFRNHAVTEEIKYWARWVMEQTRCDGFRLDAVKHIPAWFYKEWIEHVQEVADQPLFIVAEYWSHEVDKLQAYIDQVEGKTMLFDAPLQMKFHEASRQGRDYDMSQIFTGTLVEADPFHAVTLVANHDTQPLQALEAPVEAWFKPLAYALILLRENGVPSVFYPDLFGASYDDTGGDGETYHIDMPVIEQLHELILARQRFAHGVQTLFFDHPNCIAFSRSGTDDDPGCVVVMSNGDDGEKVICLGENYGNKTWRDFLGNREETITTAADGEGTFTCKGGSVSVWVIEDAL; encoded by the coding sequence ATGAAAAACCCCACCCTGTTACAATGTTTTCACTGGTATTACCCTGCTGGCGGTGAATTGTGGCGAGAGGTCACGGCGTTAGCTCCCAATCTTAACGAAATCGGCATCAACATGATCTGGCTGCCACCCGCCTACAAAGGTGCGTCCGGCGGGTATTCTGTCGGCTATGACTCTTACGACCTGTTCGATCTCGGCGAGTTTGACCAGAAAGGCAGTATTGCCACGAAATACGGCGACAAAGCGCAGCTGCTGGAGGCCATTAACGCCCTCAAAAGCAACGACATTGCCGTGCTGCTGGACGTGGTGGTCAACCACAAAATGGGTGCCGATGAGAAAGAATCTGTCCGCGTTCAGCGTGTGAATGAACAGGACCGCACGCAAATCGATGACGAGGTCATCGAGTGTGAAGCCTGGACCCGCTATACCTTCCCTGCCCGCGCCGGGCAATATTCCCGGTTTATCTGGGACTACAAATGCTTCAGCGGCGTCGACCACATTGAAAACCCCGATGAAGACGGCATCTTTAAAATCGTCAACGACTACACCGGCGAAGGCTGGAACGATCAGGTTGATGATGAGATGGGTAACTTCGATTACCTGATGGGCGAAAATATCGACTTTCGCAATCACGCCGTGACCGAGGAGATCAAATACTGGGCCCGCTGGGTCATGGAACAGACGCGCTGCGACGGTTTTCGTCTGGACGCCGTTAAGCATATTCCCGCCTGGTTTTACAAAGAGTGGATTGAGCACGTCCAGGAAGTCGCCGACCAGCCGCTGTTTATCGTGGCGGAATACTGGTCCCACGAGGTGGATAAACTTCAGGCCTATATTGACCAGGTCGAAGGCAAAACCATGCTGTTTGATGCTCCCCTGCAGATGAAATTCCACGAGGCGTCACGTCAGGGTCGGGATTACGACATGAGCCAAATCTTCACCGGTACCCTGGTGGAAGCCGATCCATTTCATGCGGTGACCCTCGTCGCGAACCATGACACCCAGCCTTTACAGGCACTCGAAGCGCCGGTCGAAGCCTGGTTCAAGCCGCTGGCCTACGCGCTAATCCTGCTGCGGGAAAATGGCGTGCCGAGCGTCTTTTATCCGGATCTCTTCGGCGCCAGCTATGACGACACGGGAGGAGACGGTGAAACGTACCATATTGATATGCCGGTCATTGAGCAGCTTCACGAGCTGATCCTCGCGCGTCAGCGTTTTGCCCACGGCGTGCAGACGCTGTTTTTCGACCATCCTAACTGCATTGCCTTCAGCCGCAGCGGCACGGATGACGATCCCGGCTGCGTGGTGGTGATGTCAAACGGGGACGACGGTGAAAAAGTGATTTGTCTTGGGGAAAACTACGGCAACAAAACGTGGCGGGATTTTCTCGGCAATCGCGAAGAAACCATCACTACGGCGGCGGATGGCGAAGGCACTTTTACCTGCAAAGGCGGAAGCGTGAGCGTGTGGGTAATAGAGGATGCGCTTTAG
- the yedD gene encoding lipoprotein YedD, with product MKKIAIAGALLALTGCVQVDNYNDVIKHPVPAHLAGYWQSKGPQSNMVSPNAIATLVVTEEGDTLDCRQWQRVIAVPGKIMLRSDSYYNVTRKLDIYPLERDGLTLEYDGLELQKVDRPTVECADYLSKNPLASKLP from the coding sequence ATGAAAAAAATAGCAATTGCTGGCGCGCTGCTGGCACTGACCGGGTGCGTTCAGGTCGATAACTATAACGACGTGATTAAGCATCCTGTCCCGGCGCATCTGGCGGGATACTGGCAGTCGAAAGGGCCGCAGAGCAACATGGTCAGCCCGAATGCGATTGCCACGCTGGTGGTGACGGAGGAGGGCGATACGCTGGACTGCCGTCAGTGGCAGCGCGTGATTGCCGTGCCGGGTAAAATCATGCTGCGTTCAGACAGTTATTACAACGTGACGCGTAAGCTCGATATCTATCCGCTGGAGCGCGATGGCTTGACGCTTGAGTACGACGGGCTGGAGCTGCAGAAGGTCGATCGTCCAACGGTTGAGTGTGCCGATTACCTGAGCAAGAATCCGCTGGCGAGTAAACTGCCCTAA
- the fliE gene encoding flagellar hook-basal body complex protein FliE, whose amino-acid sequence MAIQGIEGVISQLQATAMTARNQNVADQQPSISFAGQLHAALDRISDTQTAARTQAEKFTLGEPGVALNDVMTDLQKASVSLQMGIQVRNKLVSAYQEVMGMQV is encoded by the coding sequence ATGGCTATACAGGGCATTGAAGGGGTAATCAGTCAGTTGCAGGCAACGGCGATGACGGCCCGTAATCAGAATGTGGCAGATCAGCAGCCGAGCATCAGCTTCGCAGGGCAACTGCATGCCGCTCTTGACCGTATCAGTGATACCCAGACCGCAGCGCGCACTCAGGCAGAAAAGTTCACCCTCGGTGAGCCGGGCGTGGCGCTGAATGATGTGATGACCGATTTGCAAAAAGCCTCGGTTTCCCTGCAGATGGGGATCCAGGTGCGTAACAAGCTGGTGTCGGCCTATCAAGAGGTCATGGGAATGCAGGTTTAA
- the fliF gene encoding flagellar basal-body MS-ring/collar protein FliF: protein MSATASTAPQNKSLEWMNRLRANPKIPLIVAGAAAIAILVAMVLWAKSPDYRTLYSNLSDQDGGAIVTQLTQMNIPYRFADNGGALEVPADKVHELRLRLAQQGLPKGGAVGFELLDQEKFGISQFSEQVNYQRALEGELARTIETLGPVKSARVHLAMPKPSLFVREQKSPSASVTVNLEPGRALDEGQISAVTHLVSSAVAGLPPGNVTLVDQSGHLLTQSNTAGRDLNDAQLKYAADVESRLQRRIEAILGPVVGNSNVHAQVTAQIDFANKEQTEEQYSPNGDAAQAVMRSRQINSNEQVGGAYPGGVPGALSNQPAPANAAPISTPPANQQNGQQNNQQTTSTASNAGPRTSSRNETTNYEVDRTIRHTKLNVGDIQRLSVAVVVNYKTLADGKPLPLTAEQMKQIENLTREAMGYSEKRGDTLNVVNSPFNSVEETGGELPFWQQQAFIDQLMSAGRWLLVLIVAWLLWRKGVRPQLQRRAEAEKAAREQMNARQETEEAVEVRLSKDEQMQQRRANQRMGAEVMSQRIREMSDNDPRVVALVIRQWMGNEHE, encoded by the coding sequence ATGAGTGCAACAGCATCGACAGCGCCGCAGAATAAATCACTCGAGTGGATGAACCGCCTTCGCGCGAATCCTAAAATCCCGTTGATCGTGGCAGGCGCTGCCGCAATTGCGATCCTTGTAGCGATGGTCCTGTGGGCGAAAAGCCCTGATTACCGGACACTCTACAGTAACCTTTCCGATCAGGATGGCGGCGCCATCGTCACCCAGCTTACCCAGATGAACATCCCTTATCGCTTTGCCGATAATGGCGGTGCGCTTGAGGTACCGGCAGATAAGGTGCACGAACTGCGTCTGCGTCTGGCTCAGCAGGGGCTGCCGAAGGGCGGTGCGGTTGGCTTTGAGCTGCTGGATCAGGAAAAATTCGGTATCAGCCAGTTCAGCGAGCAGGTGAACTACCAGCGTGCGCTGGAAGGTGAACTGGCCCGCACCATTGAAACATTAGGCCCGGTGAAGAGTGCCCGCGTGCACCTGGCGATGCCTAAACCTTCTTTATTTGTCCGTGAACAGAAATCACCTTCGGCTTCCGTTACCGTGAACCTCGAACCTGGCCGCGCGCTGGACGAAGGGCAAATCAGCGCGGTGACGCATCTCGTCTCCAGCGCCGTCGCCGGTCTGCCACCGGGTAACGTAACGCTGGTTGACCAGAGCGGTCACCTGCTGACGCAATCCAACACCGCCGGTCGCGATCTCAATGACGCGCAGCTGAAATATGCCGCCGATGTCGAAAGCCGTCTCCAGCGTCGTATTGAAGCGATCCTCGGCCCGGTTGTGGGTAACAGCAACGTGCACGCGCAGGTTACCGCGCAGATCGACTTCGCGAATAAAGAACAAACTGAAGAACAATACAGCCCGAACGGCGATGCGGCTCAGGCGGTAATGCGTTCACGCCAGATCAATTCGAACGAACAGGTCGGCGGTGCATACCCAGGCGGCGTGCCGGGTGCGTTGTCTAACCAGCCGGCCCCGGCTAACGCGGCGCCGATCTCTACGCCTCCGGCCAATCAGCAGAACGGTCAGCAAAATAATCAGCAGACCACCTCAACGGCCAGTAACGCCGGTCCGCGTACCAGCAGTCGTAACGAAACCACGAACTATGAAGTGGACCGGACGATTCGCCACACTAAACTGAACGTGGGCGATATTCAGCGTCTTTCCGTTGCGGTAGTGGTGAACTACAAAACGCTGGCGGATGGCAAACCGTTGCCGCTGACCGCCGAGCAGATGAAGCAGATTGAAAACCTGACCCGTGAAGCGATGGGTTACTCCGAGAAGCGCGGCGATACCCTCAACGTGGTGAACTCACCGTTCAACTCGGTTGAAGAGACCGGCGGTGAACTGCCGTTCTGGCAACAGCAGGCGTTTATCGACCAGCTGATGTCCGCAGGCCGCTGGCTGCTGGTGCTGATTGTCGCGTGGCTGCTGTGGCGTAAGGGCGTTCGTCCGCAGCTCCAGCGCCGCGCTGAAGCCGAAAAAGCGGCTCGCGAGCAGATGAATGCGCGTCAGGAAACCGAAGAAGCGGTTGAAGTGCGTCTCAGCAAAGATGAACAGATGCAGCAGCGTCGTGCTAACCAGCGCATGGGCGCTGAGGTCATGAGCCAGCGCATTCGCGAAATGTCAGATAACGATCCGCGCGTCGTGGCGCTGGTCATTCGCCAGTGGATGGGTAACGAACATGAGTAA
- the fliG gene encoding flagellar motor switch protein FliG gives MSNTLTGTDKSVILLMTIGEDRAAEVFKHLSQREVQILSAAMANVRQISNKQLTEVLAEFEQEAEQFAALNINANDYLRSVLVKALGEERASSLLEDILETRDTASGIETLNFMEPQSAADLIRDEHPQIIATILVHLKRGQAADILALFEERLRHDVMLRIATFGGVQPAALAELTEVLNNLLDGQNLKRSKMGGVRTAAEIINLMKTQQEEAVITAVREFDGELAQKIIDEMFLFENLVEVDDRSIQRLLQEVDSESLLIALKGAEQPLREKFLRNMSQRAADILRDDLANRGPVRLSQVENEQKAILLIVRRLAETGEMVIGSGDDTYV, from the coding sequence ATGAGTAATACGCTTACGGGCACCGATAAAAGCGTCATCCTGCTGATGACCATTGGCGAAGATCGCGCGGCAGAGGTGTTTAAACACCTCTCCCAGCGAGAAGTGCAAATTCTCAGTGCGGCCATGGCCAACGTGCGTCAGATCTCCAACAAGCAGTTGACTGAAGTGCTGGCAGAGTTTGAACAGGAAGCCGAACAGTTTGCCGCGCTGAACATCAACGCCAACGACTACCTCCGTTCCGTGCTGGTCAAGGCGCTGGGCGAAGAGCGTGCCTCCAGCCTGCTGGAAGACATTCTGGAAACCCGCGATACCGCCAGCGGTATCGAAACGCTCAACTTTATGGAACCACAGAGTGCCGCCGACCTTATTCGCGACGAGCACCCGCAGATTATCGCCACCATCCTTGTCCACCTTAAACGTGGTCAGGCGGCCGATATTCTGGCGCTGTTCGAAGAGCGCCTGCGTCACGACGTGATGCTGCGTATCGCCACCTTCGGTGGCGTCCAGCCTGCCGCGCTGGCGGAGCTGACCGAGGTGCTGAACAACCTGCTCGACGGCCAGAACCTCAAGCGCAGCAAAATGGGCGGCGTGAGAACGGCGGCGGAAATCATCAACCTGATGAAAACGCAGCAGGAAGAGGCTGTCATTACGGCGGTTCGCGAATTCGACGGCGAGCTGGCCCAGAAAATCATCGACGAGATGTTCCTGTTCGAGAACCTCGTCGAAGTGGACGACCGCAGCATCCAGCGCCTGCTCCAGGAAGTGGATTCCGAGTCGCTGCTTATCGCCCTCAAAGGCGCCGAGCAGCCGCTGCGCGAGAAATTCCTGCGCAACATGTCTCAGCGTGCGGCCGATATCCTGCGCGACGATCTTGCCAACCGCGGCCCGGTTCGTCTGTCTCAGGTGGAAAACGAACAGAAAGCCATTCTGCTTATTGTTCGTCGTCTGGCGGAAACCGGCGAGATGGTGATTGGCAGCGGAGACGACACCTATGTCTAA
- the fliH gene encoding flagellar assembly protein FliH, producing MSNELPWKRWTPDDLAPPLSEFTPAALPTEELDPDVEQPELSEEEQQAQMLAQLQMQAHEQGYNAGLNEGRQKGHELGYQEGLSKGLEHGIDQARQQQAPIHARMQQLVSEFQHTLDALDSVIASRLMQMALEAARQVIGQTPVVDNTALIKQIQGLLQQEPLFSGKPQLRVHPDDLQRVEESLGATLNLHGWRLRGDPSLHHGGCKVSADEGDLDASVATRWQELCRLAAPGVV from the coding sequence ATGTCTAATGAGCTGCCGTGGAAGCGCTGGACGCCGGACGATCTGGCTCCTCCCCTCTCCGAGTTCACGCCAGCCGCGCTCCCGACAGAGGAGCTTGACCCGGACGTCGAGCAGCCCGAGCTGAGCGAAGAAGAGCAGCAAGCTCAAATGCTGGCTCAGCTGCAAATGCAGGCGCACGAGCAGGGCTACAATGCCGGTCTGAACGAAGGCCGGCAGAAAGGCCATGAGCTGGGGTATCAGGAAGGCCTGTCGAAAGGGTTAGAGCACGGTATCGATCAGGCGCGCCAGCAGCAGGCGCCGATCCATGCCCGCATGCAGCAGCTGGTCAGCGAGTTTCAGCACACGCTGGACGCGCTGGACAGCGTGATTGCCTCGCGACTGATGCAGATGGCGCTGGAAGCCGCGCGTCAGGTGATCGGCCAGACGCCCGTGGTGGATAACACGGCGCTTATCAAACAAATTCAGGGCCTGCTGCAGCAGGAGCCGCTGTTCAGCGGGAAGCCGCAGCTGCGCGTCCATCCGGACGATCTGCAGCGTGTGGAAGAGAGCCTGGGCGCGACGCTAAACCTGCACGGCTGGCGCCTGCGTGGTGACCCGTCGTTACATCACGGCGGCTGCAAAGTCTCTGCCGATGAAGGTGACCTGGATGCCAGCGTCGCCACCCGCTGGCAGGAACTGTGCCGCCTGGCGGCACCGGGAGTCGTCTGA
- the fliI gene encoding flagellar protein export ATPase FliI produces MTARLTRWLTTLDNFETKMAQLPSVRRYGRLTRATGLVLEATGLQLPLGATCVIERQDGLETREVESEVVGFNGQRLFLMPLEEVEGILPGARVYAKNTSGDGLQSGKQLPLGPALLGRVLDGSGKPLDGLPSPDTTETGALITQPFNPLQRTPIEHVLDTGVRPINALLTVGRGQRMGLFAGSGVGKSVLLGMMARYTQADVIVVGLIGERGREVKDFIENILGAEGRARSVVIAAPADVSPLLRMQGAAYATRIAEDFRDRGKHVLLIMDSLTRYAMAQREIALAIGEPPATKGYPPSVFAKLPALVERAGNGISGGGSITAFYTVLTEGDDQQDPIADSARAILDGHIVLSRRLAEAGHYPAIDIEASISRAMTALITEKHYARVRNFKQLLSSFQRNRDLVSVGAYAKGSDPMLDKAITLWPQLEAFLQQGIFERADWEDSIQALELIFPQV; encoded by the coding sequence ATGACTGCGCGCCTCACCCGCTGGCTCACCACGCTCGACAACTTTGAGACGAAGATGGCGCAACTGCCATCTGTTCGTCGTTATGGGCGACTGACGCGCGCCACCGGTCTGGTACTGGAGGCCACCGGCCTGCAGCTGCCGCTGGGCGCGACCTGCGTGATCGAGCGTCAGGACGGTCTGGAAACGCGTGAAGTGGAAAGCGAAGTAGTCGGGTTCAACGGCCAGCGCCTGTTCCTGATGCCGCTTGAAGAGGTGGAAGGCATTCTGCCCGGCGCGCGCGTGTATGCCAAAAACACGTCTGGCGACGGGCTGCAAAGCGGGAAGCAGCTGCCGCTTGGCCCTGCCCTGCTGGGCCGCGTGCTGGACGGCAGCGGGAAGCCGCTCGACGGACTGCCCTCCCCGGACACCACCGAAACCGGCGCGCTGATCACCCAACCGTTTAACCCCCTGCAGCGAACCCCTATCGAGCATGTGCTCGACACCGGCGTGCGCCCGATTAACGCCCTGCTGACCGTGGGACGCGGACAACGTATGGGCCTGTTCGCCGGGTCAGGCGTGGGTAAATCCGTCCTGCTCGGCATGATGGCGCGCTACACGCAGGCTGATGTGATCGTTGTAGGTCTGATTGGCGAACGTGGTCGTGAAGTAAAAGACTTTATTGAAAACATTCTGGGAGCGGAAGGCCGCGCCCGCTCGGTGGTCATCGCCGCGCCGGCGGACGTGTCGCCGCTGCTGCGTATGCAGGGTGCCGCGTATGCCACCCGTATTGCCGAAGATTTCCGCGACCGCGGCAAGCACGTGCTGCTGATCATGGATTCCCTGACCCGCTACGCGATGGCACAGCGTGAAATCGCGCTGGCCATCGGTGAGCCACCGGCGACCAAAGGCTATCCGCCTTCGGTCTTCGCCAAACTCCCTGCCCTCGTTGAGCGCGCGGGGAACGGCATCAGCGGCGGCGGTTCCATCACCGCGTTCTATACGGTACTGACCGAAGGCGATGACCAGCAGGACCCGATTGCCGACTCCGCGCGCGCGATCCTTGACGGCCATATTGTGCTGTCGCGTCGTCTCGCCGAAGCCGGACACTATCCGGCCATTGATATTGAAGCCTCTATCAGCCGCGCAATGACGGCGCTGATAACCGAGAAGCACTACGCCCGCGTGCGTAACTTTAAACAACTCCTCTCCAGCTTCCAGCGCAACCGCGATCTGGTCAGCGTGGGGGCGTATGCCAAAGGCAGCGACCCGATGCTCGACAAAGCGATTACCCTGTGGCCGCAGCTGGAGGCATTTTTGCAACAAGGCATTTTTGAACGCGCCGACTGGGAAGATTCAATTCAGGCACTGGAGCTGATTTTCCCGCAGGTGTAA
- the fliJ gene encoding flagellar export protein FliJ: MAQNSALSTLKDLAEKEVDDAALQLGAMRRGCQQAEEQLKMLIDYQHEYRTNLNTDMTQGIGSQRWINYQQFIQTLEKAIDQHRQQLNQWTQKVDTALNFWREKKQRLQAWQTLQDRQIAATTLAENRLDQKKMDEFAQRASMRKPE, encoded by the coding sequence ATGGCGCAAAACAGCGCGTTATCAACGCTGAAAGATCTGGCTGAAAAAGAAGTTGATGATGCCGCATTGCAGCTTGGCGCAATGCGACGCGGGTGCCAGCAGGCTGAAGAACAGTTGAAGATGTTGATCGACTATCAGCATGAATATCGCACCAACCTCAATACCGATATGACACAGGGCATTGGAAGCCAGCGCTGGATTAACTATCAGCAGTTTATCCAGACGCTGGAGAAGGCGATAGATCAGCATCGCCAGCAGCTTAACCAGTGGACCCAGAAAGTCGATACCGCGCTGAATTTCTGGCGTGAGAAGAAGCAGCGGCTGCAGGCCTGGCAGACTTTACAGGACCGACAGATCGCGGCAACTACCCTGGCGGAAAACCGTCTGGATCAGAAGAAAATGGATGAGTTTGCCCAGCGCGCATCAATGAGGAAACCGGAATGA